One Moorella sp. E308F genomic region harbors:
- a CDS encoding 6-phosphofructokinase — protein MFKGNCVIAQSGGPTAVINNSLAGAIEAAYRSEAIGEIYGARNGIMGILAENFIDLRREDASTIQGLRFTPGAALGSCRYQLKKKEDYNKLLAVFRKFNIRYFFYIGGNDSMDTAHKVNQLAQEKGYELRVIGIPKTIDNDLPLTDHCPGYGSAAKYLATIVLEMGIDIKSIVTSTKVAIVEAMGRNTGWLAAATALARRAPGEAPHLIYLPEVAFDLETFMTDVEKAYRQYGTVLVVVSEGLVDKNGNYIFNDTATVDVFGHQRLGGVGQFLLNKIEAELKIKGRVILPATSQRSAMHLASRTDAEEAYNVGRVAVEEALRGASGHMVAIKRLKGEEYRCTYELVKLDEVANREKKVPRAWINEAGNDVTMDFINYARPLIQGEVNIPYHNGLPAYVNLAQYPVFSK, from the coding sequence TTGTTTAAAGGGAACTGTGTCATAGCTCAGTCGGGTGGCCCTACGGCTGTGATCAATAACAGCCTGGCCGGAGCCATCGAAGCAGCTTATCGCAGTGAAGCCATCGGCGAAATTTATGGTGCCCGTAACGGCATCATGGGTATTTTAGCAGAGAATTTTATTGATTTACGCCGGGAAGATGCGTCTACCATTCAAGGCCTGCGTTTCACCCCTGGAGCAGCCCTGGGCTCCTGCCGGTATCAGTTAAAGAAGAAGGAAGACTATAATAAGCTCCTGGCTGTCTTCCGTAAATTTAATATCCGGTACTTTTTCTACATCGGCGGCAATGACTCTATGGATACAGCCCATAAAGTCAACCAGCTGGCGCAGGAAAAAGGGTATGAACTCCGGGTAATTGGCATCCCCAAAACCATCGACAACGACTTGCCCCTCACGGATCACTGTCCAGGTTATGGTAGCGCCGCCAAATACCTGGCTACCATTGTCCTGGAGATGGGGATCGACATTAAAAGCATCGTCACCTCTACCAAAGTAGCTATTGTAGAAGCCATGGGCCGCAATACCGGCTGGCTGGCGGCAGCTACGGCCCTGGCCCGGCGTGCACCAGGAGAAGCTCCCCATTTAATCTACCTGCCGGAGGTAGCCTTTGACCTTGAGACTTTTATGACCGATGTGGAAAAAGCCTACCGCCAATACGGCACGGTCCTGGTAGTTGTTTCCGAAGGCCTGGTTGACAAAAATGGGAACTATATATTTAATGACACCGCTACTGTAGATGTTTTCGGCCACCAGCGCCTGGGAGGAGTGGGTCAGTTCCTTCTTAATAAAATTGAAGCTGAACTGAAAATCAAAGGCCGCGTCATCCTCCCGGCCACCAGCCAGCGCAGTGCCATGCACCTGGCCTCCCGGACCGATGCCGAAGAAGCCTATAACGTAGGCCGCGTAGCTGTTGAGGAGGCTCTGCGGGGAGCCAGCGGCCATATGGTGGCCATCAAGCGCCTGAAAGGGGAAGAGTACCGGTGTACGTATGAACTGGTAAAACTGGATGAGGTGGCCAACCGGGAGAAAAAGGTGCCGAGGGCCTGGATAAATGAGGCAGGAAACGACGTCACTATGGACTTTATCAACTACGCCCGGCCTTTGATTCAGGGTGAAGTTAATATACCTTACCATAACGGACTGCCTGCTTATGTAAACCTGGCCCAATATCCAGTCTTTAGCAAGTAA
- a CDS encoding DUF512 domain-containing protein, whose amino-acid sequence MDSFQLAVMTAARYNILPLTSSCNLRCLFCSHRQNPPGVETRYLPPLKPEQVDTLLDFLDGSRKIVIGESATRLIEGEPMTHPDFLAILARVRRRFPATVVEITTNGTFLTRELVRILVDLGPLEINLSLNSASPAGRLKLMGDKKPTAALEAPLTLKQAGITYHGSLVALPWITGWPDVRETILYLARSGARTIRIFLPGYTRLAPPELRFPENLRQQIEAELEVLRKQTDVPLLLEPPCLDNLMPVVEGVIPGTPADRAGLKRGDIILAVDGRKPRSRVEAYRLIAKPGKRHLVVQRQENTGSGPYTSSTGCNKQRCSLNLLVTEDGSGLTFSWDFDPAILKEVEQACHRHHARRVLVMTSELAGNVIKEAVAWLPWELEVITTPSQFFGGTIACAGLLTLGDFKIAWQEWSNKNDNPVDLIILPAIAFDYRGFDLTGQHYLDLVAATGVPVELVGN is encoded by the coding sequence ATGGATAGCTTTCAGCTGGCCGTTATGACGGCCGCGCGGTATAATATCCTGCCGCTGACTTCCAGTTGCAATTTACGCTGCCTCTTCTGCAGCCACCGCCAGAATCCTCCAGGAGTGGAAACGCGGTACCTGCCTCCTCTAAAACCGGAGCAGGTTGACACCCTCCTGGACTTTCTGGACGGTAGCCGCAAAATAGTGATTGGCGAATCGGCCACCCGCCTTATCGAAGGGGAACCCATGACCCATCCCGATTTCCTTGCGATCCTGGCCAGAGTGCGGCGGCGTTTTCCTGCAACTGTCGTAGAAATTACTACGAATGGAACTTTTTTAACCCGAGAACTGGTCAGGATCCTGGTTGATCTGGGGCCCCTGGAAATAAACCTTTCTCTCAATAGCGCCAGCCCGGCAGGCCGGCTCAAGCTCATGGGTGACAAAAAACCAACTGCGGCCCTAGAGGCTCCTTTAACCTTAAAGCAAGCCGGCATTACCTACCACGGTAGCCTGGTGGCCCTTCCCTGGATTACCGGCTGGCCGGATGTCCGGGAGACAATCCTTTACCTGGCTCGTTCCGGTGCCAGGACCATTCGCATCTTTTTGCCCGGCTACACCCGGCTGGCGCCACCGGAGTTGCGTTTCCCAGAAAATTTACGGCAACAAATAGAAGCAGAATTGGAGGTTCTCCGTAAGCAAACGGACGTCCCTTTGCTGTTAGAACCACCATGCTTAGATAATCTAATGCCGGTAGTAGAGGGGGTTATCCCTGGTACCCCGGCTGACCGGGCCGGCCTCAAAAGGGGCGATATTATCCTGGCAGTTGACGGGCGAAAACCGCGTTCCCGGGTAGAAGCCTATCGCCTCATTGCCAAACCCGGAAAACGGCACTTAGTGGTCCAACGGCAAGAAAATACCGGTTCCGGTCCATATACCTCCTCTACCGGGTGTAATAAACAAAGGTGTTCCCTTAACTTGCTGGTGACAGAGGACGGGAGCGGCCTTACCTTTAGCTGGGATTTTGACCCTGCTATTCTTAAGGAAGTTGAGCAAGCCTGCCATCGTCACCATGCCCGGCGGGTGCTTGTTATGACCTCTGAACTGGCCGGTAACGTAATAAAGGAAGCTGTGGCCTGGCTACCCTGGGAGCTGGAGGTAATAACTACTCCTAGCCAATTTTTTGGCGGCACTATCGCCTGTGCCGGCTTATTAACCTTAGGGGATTTTAAGATAGCCTGGCAGGAGTGGTCTAATAAGAATGACAACCCCGTTGATCTTATTATCTTGCCTGCCATCGCTTTTGACTACCGGGGCTTCGATTTGACGGGTCAACATTACCTTGACCTGGTGGCTGCTACCGGTGTGCCGGTAGAGCTGGTAGGCAATTAG
- a CDS encoding chromate transporter, which yields MLKTLLDLFIGFGRATLLGYGGGPAIVPLYEHEAVDVYHWVTQEEFGKALAFSNALPGPIATKLTMYIGYKVAGWMGAAVALIAVTIPVFIILIGFFAFLEKFKDSPFIKGMVAGIRPVVFVMLAMLAWDFAKYAFVAKSTGPFNWLPFGIAAAYFFLVHYLNLSPLLGVVASLILGGIFLR from the coding sequence ATGCTAAAGACGTTGCTGGACCTTTTTATAGGCTTTGGCCGGGCGACCTTGCTAGGCTATGGTGGCGGACCGGCCATTGTACCCCTTTATGAACACGAGGCGGTTGACGTATACCACTGGGTAACCCAGGAAGAGTTCGGCAAGGCGCTGGCTTTCAGCAACGCTCTTCCGGGACCCATTGCCACAAAGCTAACCATGTACATTGGTTACAAAGTAGCCGGCTGGATGGGTGCTGCTGTTGCTCTGATCGCCGTAACCATCCCTGTATTTATAATCTTGATTGGTTTCTTCGCCTTTCTGGAGAAATTCAAGGATAGCCCCTTCATCAAAGGCATGGTTGCCGGTATCCGACCTGTAGTTTTCGTAATGCTGGCCATGCTGGCTTGGGACTTTGCCAAATATGCCTTTGTGGCAAAAAGCACGGGCCCCTTTAACTGGCTCCCCTTTGGCATTGCAGCCGCTTATTTTTTCCTGGTCCATTATTTAAATTTGAGCCCCCTTTTAGGGGTAGTTGCTTCCTTGATTCTCGGCGGGATTTTCCTGCGATGA
- a CDS encoding DNA methyltransferase gives MVVFSKVRLVEGACNCLADSRFKYNYRNKCDGRDLLGAIYDNSVPCVFFDPQYRGVLDKLAYGNEGVSRGMQRSMLPQMKEDIIKEFIAEISRILIPSGHLFLWVDKFHLCEGVSSWLPANLKIVDMVVWNKQKMGMGYRTRRQCEYLLVVQKRPLRAKGVWAVHDIPDVWEEKVSGDHPHSKPVLLQARLIEAVTNQGDVVVDPAAGSYSILTACQKTGRTFLGGDLVYGAD, from the coding sequence ATGGTAGTCTTCTCGAAGGTAAGGCTTGTTGAAGGTGCCTGCAACTGCTTGGCAGACAGCAGGTTTAAATATAACTATCGTAATAAGTGCGACGGTAGGGACCTCCTGGGAGCCATCTATGATAATTCCGTTCCCTGCGTTTTTTTTGACCCCCAGTATCGGGGTGTTTTGGACAAGCTTGCATACGGCAACGAAGGTGTCAGTAGAGGGATGCAAAGATCCATGCTTCCGCAGATGAAGGAAGATATAATAAAAGAGTTCATTGCCGAAATAAGTCGCATTCTCATCCCCAGCGGCCATTTATTCCTGTGGGTGGACAAATTTCACCTCTGCGAGGGTGTATCCAGCTGGTTACCAGCAAACCTCAAAATTGTTGATATGGTCGTCTGGAACAAGCAGAAAATGGGTATGGGATATCGAACGCGCAGGCAGTGCGAATACCTGCTTGTCGTGCAGAAGCGACCGCTTCGCGCCAAGGGCGTATGGGCCGTACATGATATCCCCGATGTCTGGGAGGAGAAAGTGAGTGGAGACCACCCCCACTCCAAACCAGTTCTTCTGCAAGCACGTCTCATCGAAGCAGTAACAAATCAGGGCGATGTGGTAGTCGATCCGGCGGCAGGCAGTTATTCTATCCTGACGGCTTGCCAAAAAACGGGGCGGACTTTCCTGGGAGGCGATCTGGTTTATGGCGCTGATTAG
- a CDS encoding cell division protein FtsA — protein sequence MAESPVFALDVGTRKVAGLVLVPGKKGYHIRAAAIVEHQQRAMLDGQIHDIPQVALAIQAVKEQLEKKLHMPLKEAAVAAAGRALKTQRATAGEEISPATEISSQDVLALEAAAVQEAEKRLLTAGENQAAYHCVGYSVVGYSLDGHPIGNLVGQRGRHMGTEVIATFLPRVVVDSLVASLQRAGLTMASLTLEPIAASAVAVPAAMRGLNLVLVDIGAGTSDIAITGQGTITGYAMVPSAGDEITEALAEALLLDFHTAEAVKRQLLKNASITFTDIVGQKRTLPAAAITEVIKPAVAELARQIANQIILLNGRAPQAVLLVGGGSLTPGLPEALAGQLEIPPDRVAVRGREVLNDISGAKNLQGPQAITPIGIAITALKQESLGLARVIVNGRPVHFLAGQQVTVTQALLAAGIPARTLYGRPGRGLGVEVNGRLTFLRGQPGQPGTILVNNSPATLDATVSPGDEIQVIPGRDGADACGTVGDLVPELAPITITFNGRQVTLEPLITMNGNQVDYNTPIEDQARITYEPLDTVAQVLVRLGEPLKGTILLNGQPVRPEAPIKDGDNLVTGVEAAGKVITIILNGRPVTLKVQATDVLFTDIFNYLDFPLTPPPGRKRLVMEVNGHPAEFTTPLAAGDQVTLRWDP from the coding sequence ATGGCTGAAAGTCCGGTTTTTGCCCTGGACGTGGGGACCCGTAAAGTCGCCGGCCTGGTGCTGGTTCCCGGGAAAAAGGGTTACCACATCCGGGCGGCAGCAATAGTTGAACACCAGCAGCGCGCCATGCTGGACGGCCAGATCCATGATATTCCCCAGGTAGCCCTGGCCATCCAGGCGGTTAAAGAACAACTGGAAAAAAAGTTACATATGCCTTTAAAAGAAGCAGCGGTAGCCGCTGCCGGCCGGGCTTTAAAAACCCAGCGGGCCACCGCCGGGGAAGAAATATCGCCGGCTACGGAAATCAGCAGCCAGGATGTGCTGGCCCTGGAGGCCGCAGCCGTCCAGGAAGCTGAAAAACGGCTCCTGACGGCAGGCGAAAACCAGGCGGCTTACCACTGTGTTGGTTACAGTGTGGTAGGCTACAGCCTCGACGGCCATCCCATCGGCAACCTGGTTGGCCAGCGTGGCCGGCACATGGGCACAGAAGTTATAGCCACTTTTTTGCCCAGGGTAGTGGTGGATTCCCTGGTAGCGTCCCTGCAAAGGGCTGGCCTCACCATGGCTTCCCTTACCCTGGAACCCATTGCTGCCAGCGCCGTAGCCGTACCGGCAGCCATGCGGGGATTAAACCTGGTCCTGGTAGATATCGGCGCTGGCACTTCCGACATAGCCATTACCGGCCAGGGTACCATTACAGGTTATGCTATGGTACCCTCAGCCGGGGATGAAATCACCGAAGCCCTGGCAGAGGCCCTCCTTTTGGACTTTCATACAGCTGAAGCAGTCAAGCGCCAGTTATTAAAAAATGCCAGTATAACGTTTACCGATATTGTCGGGCAAAAACGCACCCTGCCGGCAGCTGCTATTACAGAGGTAATTAAACCTGCGGTAGCTGAGCTGGCCCGGCAGATTGCCAACCAGATTATCCTGCTCAACGGCCGCGCTCCCCAGGCCGTCCTGCTGGTAGGGGGCGGTAGCCTTACCCCGGGACTCCCTGAGGCCCTGGCCGGCCAGCTGGAAATACCGCCGGACAGGGTGGCCGTGCGCGGCCGGGAAGTTTTAAATGACATTAGCGGGGCTAAAAATTTGCAGGGGCCCCAGGCAATTACTCCGATAGGGATTGCCATTACAGCCTTAAAGCAGGAAAGCCTGGGCTTGGCCCGGGTAATTGTCAACGGCCGGCCGGTGCATTTCCTGGCCGGGCAGCAGGTGACTGTCACCCAGGCCCTGCTCGCGGCCGGCATTCCGGCGCGAACCCTTTATGGCCGACCGGGTAGGGGCCTGGGGGTGGAGGTCAACGGGCGTCTAACCTTTCTCCGGGGTCAACCCGGGCAGCCGGGAACTATCCTGGTAAATAATTCTCCTGCCACCCTGGATGCTACCGTAAGCCCCGGAGATGAAATCCAGGTGATTCCGGGCCGTGATGGTGCTGACGCCTGCGGAACCGTAGGCGACCTGGTACCGGAACTCGCTCCCATAACCATTACCTTTAACGGGCGCCAGGTCACCCTGGAACCTCTGATTACAATGAACGGTAACCAGGTGGATTACAATACCCCGATAGAAGATCAAGCCCGCATTACCTATGAACCTTTAGATACGGTAGCTCAGGTACTGGTCAGGTTGGGGGAACCCCTGAAAGGCACCATTCTTTTAAACGGTCAGCCCGTCCGGCCTGAAGCTCCAATCAAAGATGGCGACAACTTAGTAACAGGAGTTGAAGCTGCCGGCAAGGTTATAACTATCATCTTAAATGGCCGCCCGGTCACCCTCAAAGTCCAGGCAACCGATGTGTTATTTACCGATATTTTTAACTACCTGGATTTCCCCTTAACACCGCCACCGGGCCGGAAAAGGCTCGTGATGGAGGTTAACGGCCATCCAGCCGAATTTACTACTCCTCTGGCCGCAGGAGACCAGGTTACTTTACGTTGGGACCCTTGA
- a CDS encoding AzlC family ABC transporter permease, giving the protein MQPQDEVFRSQAAVPVPVSSLLWQGVRAALPIVLGYLPLGFAYGVLAREAGFNLWETVLMSVLLYAGSGQFIAVSMFGSGVAAAAIIFTVFLVNLRHLLFSASLVPHLRRFRPGALALLAAEITDETFAVAINHYSNHEAHLPYHFGLNLAAHFSWVLASLLGGLAGNLMGDPARFGFNFALPAMFIILLVMQLKDKKTIIVATLAALFSVVFALLWPGSWNIILATVIAATLGVILEPWTGKF; this is encoded by the coding sequence ATGCAACCTCAAGATGAAGTTTTTCGTAGCCAAGCCGCTGTTCCTGTACCTGTTTCCTCCCTTTTGTGGCAGGGCGTCCGGGCGGCCCTGCCCATCGTCCTCGGCTATTTACCCCTCGGCTTTGCCTACGGTGTCCTGGCCCGGGAGGCGGGCTTTAACCTCTGGGAAACAGTACTCATGTCGGTGCTGCTCTATGCCGGCTCCGGCCAGTTTATTGCCGTCAGCATGTTTGGCAGCGGCGTGGCAGCGGCCGCCATTATTTTCACCGTCTTCCTGGTAAACTTACGCCACCTGCTTTTCAGCGCCTCCCTGGTACCTCATTTGCGGCGTTTTCGGCCGGGGGCCCTGGCCCTGCTGGCAGCGGAAATCACCGATGAGACCTTTGCCGTGGCCATCAATCACTACAGCAACCACGAGGCCCATCTTCCCTATCATTTCGGCCTCAACCTGGCGGCCCATTTTTCCTGGGTGCTGGCTTCGCTGCTGGGCGGGCTGGCGGGTAATTTGATGGGGGACCCGGCCCGCTTCGGCTTCAATTTTGCCCTGCCGGCCATGTTCATCATCCTGCTTGTCATGCAGTTAAAGGATAAGAAGACCATCATAGTTGCTACCCTGGCGGCCTTATTTTCGGTAGTTTTTGCCCTCCTCTGGCCCGGCAGCTGGAACATCATCCTGGCAACGGTCATAGCCGCCACCCTGGGAGTGATCTTAGAGCCATGGACAGGCAAATTTTAA
- a CDS encoding AzlD domain-containing protein, whose amino-acid sequence MDRQILIIILGTAVVTYLPRMLPLVVLSRVRLPEVFLRWLSYVPAAVLAALLVPGLLLPDGKLSLAANPYLLAAIPTGIVALKTRSMALTILTGMVAMVLIQQ is encoded by the coding sequence ATGGACAGGCAAATTTTAATTATTATCCTCGGCACCGCCGTGGTAACCTACTTGCCCCGGATGCTTCCCCTGGTAGTCTTAAGCCGGGTCCGGTTACCGGAGGTTTTTTTACGCTGGTTGAGTTATGTTCCGGCGGCGGTCCTGGCTGCCCTGCTGGTGCCGGGACTACTGTTACCTGATGGCAAGTTATCGTTAGCCGCCAACCCCTACCTGCTGGCGGCTATCCCCACAGGTATCGTAGCCCTGAAGACCCGCAGCATGGCTCTGACCATTTTAACCGGTATGGTAGCAATGGTTCTGATCCAGCAATGA
- a CDS encoding molybdopterin oxidoreductase family protein, producing MATYRSVCPLDCPDACGLLIEVNEGRATKVSGDPEHPYTRGYTCAKMRYYPELIHSPERVLTPLKRSGPKGSGLFTPISWAEALETIARRWQEIIATYGAKAILPYSYAGVMGLLQRNAGHAFFHRLGASELQRTICSPAAEAGWQQVLGHTWGSDPETVVNADLVIIWGMNPASTSIHFLSLVQQARQKGARLIVIDAYRTRTAAVADEVILVRPGSDAALALGVMHVLVAEGLVDSGFISAHVSGYEELRAKVLPDYPPEKVAAITGVPAATIINLARAYGRARAPFIRIGYGFSRHRQGGMAVRFIASLPALVGAYAKPGGGALQSSGTGSAVKLDVLTRPDLRQRPVRAINMVRLGRALTEALEPPVMSLYVYHGNPATVAPDQNRVLAGLRREDLFTVVHERFLTDTALYADIILPATFSIEQEDLYRSYGHYYLQRSPAILPPPGEAKSNWQTFCLLAQALGFNEDIFRRSEREMVELLIQEIPLEQEDRKALFAGRAVKLKPARGFATPSGKIELMAAGAKLPGYEPPGDHELNRLYPFHLLTAPAHFALNSNFGQLPSLREREGGPQVLVNPDDCRKKGLVDGTLAEVYNQRGSCLLKVRASSDVPPGVAVAPGVWWCRHSPGGRNINSVIGDDLTDLGEGSTFYDHRVDIRPL from the coding sequence ATGGCCACCTATCGTTCCGTCTGTCCCCTCGACTGCCCCGATGCCTGCGGCTTGCTCATTGAAGTTAATGAAGGCCGGGCGACTAAAGTCAGCGGCGACCCGGAGCACCCTTACACGAGGGGATATACTTGCGCCAAAATGCGCTATTACCCGGAGCTTATTCACTCTCCGGAACGGGTCCTGACACCTTTAAAGCGGAGCGGCCCTAAGGGAAGCGGCCTTTTTACGCCCATTTCCTGGGCGGAAGCCCTGGAAACTATCGCCAGGCGCTGGCAGGAAATTATAGCTACCTATGGTGCCAAAGCCATTCTCCCTTATTCCTATGCCGGCGTCATGGGGTTGCTTCAGCGCAATGCCGGCCATGCCTTTTTCCACCGTCTGGGAGCTTCCGAACTCCAGCGGACTATCTGCTCACCAGCCGCCGAGGCCGGCTGGCAGCAGGTTCTAGGCCACACCTGGGGTAGCGATCCGGAGACGGTTGTTAACGCGGACCTGGTAATCATTTGGGGCATGAATCCGGCCTCTACCAGCATCCATTTCCTCTCCTTGGTGCAGCAGGCCCGGCAGAAGGGCGCCCGGTTGATTGTTATCGATGCTTACCGTACCCGGACGGCTGCCGTGGCCGATGAGGTCATCCTGGTTCGACCTGGCAGCGATGCCGCCCTGGCTCTGGGCGTCATGCACGTGCTGGTGGCGGAAGGACTGGTCGATAGCGGCTTTATATCCGCCCACGTTTCCGGCTATGAGGAACTTCGCGCTAAAGTCCTGCCCGATTATCCTCCGGAAAAGGTGGCCGCTATCACCGGTGTACCGGCTGCAACGATTATTAACCTGGCCCGGGCCTACGGCCGGGCCAGGGCGCCCTTTATCCGCATCGGCTACGGCTTTTCCCGTCACCGCCAGGGCGGTATGGCCGTCCGGTTCATTGCCTCCCTGCCGGCCCTGGTAGGAGCCTATGCTAAGCCTGGGGGCGGTGCCTTGCAGAGTTCCGGGACCGGCAGCGCTGTCAAGCTGGATGTCCTGACCCGGCCTGACCTGCGGCAGCGGCCGGTGCGGGCTATAAATATGGTCCGGCTGGGCCGGGCTTTAACAGAGGCGCTGGAACCACCGGTGATGAGCCTTTACGTTTATCACGGCAATCCAGCCACAGTGGCTCCCGACCAGAACCGCGTCCTGGCGGGTTTAAGGCGGGAGGATCTCTTTACCGTGGTCCACGAGCGCTTCCTGACAGATACGGCCCTCTACGCCGACATCATCCTGCCGGCCACCTTTTCTATAGAACAGGAAGATCTCTACCGCAGCTACGGCCACTATTACCTCCAGCGCAGCCCGGCGATACTACCACCCCCGGGTGAGGCGAAGAGCAACTGGCAGACCTTTTGCCTCCTGGCCCAAGCCCTGGGCTTTAACGAAGATATTTTCCGGCGCTCCGAGAGGGAAATGGTCGAGCTTTTAATCCAGGAGATTCCCTTGGAACAGGAAGACAGGAAAGCCCTGTTTGCCGGCAGGGCTGTTAAACTAAAGCCGGCGCGGGGATTTGCCACCCCTTCAGGTAAAATCGAACTTATGGCTGCCGGGGCCAAACTACCCGGATACGAGCCGCCGGGCGATCATGAGCTGAACAGACTTTATCCTTTCCATCTCCTCACGGCCCCGGCCCATTTTGCCCTCAACTCCAATTTCGGGCAGCTACCTTCCCTGCGGGAACGGGAAGGGGGCCCTCAGGTCCTCGTCAACCCTGATGACTGCCGTAAAAAAGGCCTGGTGGATGGCACCCTGGCTGAGGTTTATAACCAGCGCGGCTCCTGTCTCCTTAAGGTGCGGGCCAGCAGCGACGTTCCTCCGGGTGTCGCCGTGGCTCCCGGAGTCTGGTGGTGCCGGCATTCCCCCGGCGGACGCAACATTAACAGCGTTATTGGCGACGATTTAACCGACCTGGGTGAAGGCAGCACCTTTTACGACCACCGGGTCGATATCCGGCCGTTATAA
- the hemL gene encoding glutamate-1-semialdehyde 2,1-aminomutase yields the protein MIEAWPRSAAAYAEAVKLMPGGVNSPVRAFKAVGLTPPFIQRGEGAYIYDIDGNRYIDYVASWGPLILGHRHPEVMAALENTLHDMGTSFGAPTELENELAREITAAVPSIEMVRLVNSGTEATMSAIRLARGYTGREKVVKFAGCYHGHADYFLIQAGSGALTFGVPDSPGVPAATAANTIVAPYNNLDAVEAVFKQAGEEIAAVIVEPVAGNMGCVPPQPGFLEGLRAITKHYGSLLIFDEVMTGFRVAYGGAQSRFGVRPDLTCLGKIIGGGLPVGAYGGRREIMAMVAPVGPVYQAGTLSGNPLAVSAGLTTLKVLKEPGVYERLESLSARLEKGLKEAAGEAGVPVTFNRVGAMFTAFFTPGPVIDYTTATASDTKTFAAYFQAMLRRGIYLAPSQFEAAFMSLAHTEADIDRTIEAAREAFREIAA from the coding sequence GTGATCGAAGCCTGGCCCAGATCAGCAGCTGCCTACGCCGAGGCTGTTAAACTCATGCCCGGCGGGGTGAACAGCCCCGTTCGGGCCTTTAAAGCCGTCGGCCTGACGCCGCCCTTTATCCAGCGAGGCGAAGGAGCCTATATCTATGACATTGACGGTAACCGGTATATCGACTATGTCGCCTCCTGGGGCCCCCTCATCCTGGGTCACCGCCACCCGGAGGTTATGGCCGCCCTGGAAAACACCCTGCATGACATGGGCACCAGCTTTGGCGCTCCTACCGAACTGGAAAATGAACTGGCCCGGGAAATCACCGCCGCCGTTCCTTCCATTGAGATGGTGCGCCTGGTCAATTCGGGTACGGAGGCGACCATGAGCGCCATCCGCCTGGCCCGCGGTTATACCGGCCGGGAGAAAGTCGTTAAATTTGCCGGTTGTTACCACGGCCATGCCGATTACTTTTTGATCCAGGCCGGGTCCGGGGCCCTGACCTTCGGCGTCCCCGACAGCCCCGGCGTCCCGGCCGCCACAGCCGCCAATACCATCGTTGCCCCTTATAACAATCTGGATGCCGTGGAGGCTGTCTTTAAGCAGGCTGGTGAAGAGATTGCCGCCGTCATTGTCGAACCTGTGGCCGGCAATATGGGCTGTGTCCCGCCGCAACCGGGGTTCCTGGAGGGCCTGCGGGCCATAACAAAACACTATGGAAGCCTGTTAATTTTTGATGAAGTCATGACCGGTTTCCGGGTAGCCTACGGCGGTGCCCAGAGCCGCTTTGGCGTCCGGCCTGACCTTACCTGCCTGGGTAAAATCATCGGCGGCGGCCTGCCGGTGGGAGCCTACGGCGGCCGACGGGAGATTATGGCCATGGTGGCTCCGGTGGGGCCGGTCTACCAGGCCGGGACCCTGTCCGGCAACCCCCTGGCCGTCAGCGCCGGCCTGACAACTTTGAAGGTCCTCAAGGAACCCGGGGTCTATGAGCGCCTGGAAAGCCTCTCGGCCCGCCTGGAAAAGGGCCTCAAGGAAGCTGCCGGTGAGGCCGGCGTACCCGTTACCTTTAACCGGGTGGGAGCCATGTTCACCGCCTTCTTTACCCCCGGCCCGGTGATCGATTATACTACGGCCACGGCCAGCGACACAAAGACCTTCGCCGCCTACTTCCAGGCCATGCTACGCCGGGGGATTTACCTGGCGCCGTCCCAGTTTGAAGCCGCCTTCATGTCCCTGGCCCACACGGAGGCCGATATTGACCGGACCATAGAAGCCGCCCGGGAAGCCTTCCGGGAGATCGCGGCCTAA
- a CDS encoding siroheme decarboxylase subunit beta, producing the protein MPRPLTDLEKELVRLLQGDIPLISRPFLPVAQRLGLSEAEVLGHIRRLQAEGIIRRFGAALRHREAGITANAMVVWQLPPEELKRAGEKLATFPEVTHCYQRRQHPEWPYNLYAVIHCRTREACEKLAARLAAAIGHNNYRLIFSTAELKKESMQYFIQEPPECRE; encoded by the coding sequence TTGCCACGTCCTTTAACCGACCTGGAAAAGGAACTGGTGCGCCTGCTTCAGGGCGATATCCCCCTAATTTCCCGTCCTTTTTTACCGGTGGCTCAAAGGCTGGGCCTCAGCGAAGCTGAAGTCCTGGGGCACATCCGCCGCCTTCAGGCCGAGGGTATAATCCGCCGCTTCGGTGCCGCCCTGCGCCACCGGGAAGCCGGTATAACTGCCAACGCCATGGTCGTCTGGCAGCTGCCGCCGGAAGAATTAAAAAGGGCAGGGGAAAAACTGGCCACTTTCCCGGAAGTAACCCACTGTTACCAGCGCCGGCAACATCCCGAATGGCCCTATAACCTGTATGCTGTCATTCACTGCCGCACCAGGGAGGCCTGCGAGAAACTGGCGGCCCGCCTGGCGGCGGCCATCGGCCATAATAATTACCGCCTTATTTTCAGCACGGCCGAGCTGAAAAAAGAGAGCATGCAGTATTTTATTCAGGAACCCCCCGAGTGTCGGGAATAG